A window from Populus trichocarpa isolate Nisqually-1 chromosome 3, P.trichocarpa_v4.1, whole genome shotgun sequence encodes these proteins:
- the LOC18097063 gene encoding LOW QUALITY PROTEIN: endoglucanase 1 (The sequence of the model RefSeq protein was modified relative to this genomic sequence to represent the inferred CDS: inserted 1 base in 1 codon) — MHENYHLSKMSKFCAVDPVTSMNLSLNDQRTLKLPATPVYKMVAPLQYSSDPQALESYTLHYFSTAFTSQDYADALEISILFFEGQRSGKLPLNQRLTWRGDSGLSDGSAYHVNLVGGYYDAGDNVKFGLPMAFTTTLLAWSVIEFGSSMQNQITNAEAAIRWSTDYLLKAATATPAXLYVQVGDPNMDHRCWERPEDMDTPRNVYKVTTQNPGSDVAAETAAALAAASIVFKKSDPSYSTELLHAAMKVFNFADRYRGSYSDSLNSAVCPFYCSYSGYQDELLWGASWLHKASLNGTYLAYIQSNGHTMGSDDDDYSFSWDDKRPGTKILLSKEFLEKTTEEFQLYKSHSDNYICSLIPGTSSFQAQYTPGGLYYKATESNLQYVTSTTFLLLTYAKYLGSNGGVAKCGGSTVTAESLIAQAKKQVDYILGDNPAKMSYMVGFGNKYPQHVHHRGSSVPSIHAHPNRISCNDGFQYLYSSSPNPNVLVGAIVGGPDNRDHFADDRNSYQQSEPATYINAPFVGALAFFSAKN; from the exons ATGCACGAGAACTATCATTTAAG CAAAATGTCCAAATTTTGCGCAGTTGATCCCGTGACTAGCATGAATCTCTCTCTTAACGACCAACGAACTCTCAAACTTCCTGCAACTCCTGTCTATAAAATGGTAGCTCCTCTTCAATATAGCTCAGACCCACAAGCTCTAGAATCCTATACATTGCA CTATTTCAGCACTGCCTTTACTTCTCAAGATTATGCTGATGCTCTTGAAATATCCATCCTCTTCTTTGAGGGTCAGAGGTCAGGAAAACTGCCATTGAACCAACGGCTAACATGGAGGGGGGACTCTGGGTTGTCTGATGGCTCTGCTTATCAC GTGAACCTAGTTGGTGGATACTACGATGCAGGTGATAATGTCAAGTTTGGCCTTCCGATGGCCTTCACCACTACCTTGTTGGCATGGAGTGTCATTGAATTCGGTAGCTCGATGCAGAATCAGATTACGAATGCCGAAGCAGCCATTCGATGGAGCACTGACTACCTTTTAAAAGCGGCCACTGCCACCCCTG CACTATATGTTCAA GTTGGAGATCCGAACATGGATCACCGGTGCTGGGAGAGGCCAGAAGACATGGACACACCACGCAATGTGTACAAAGTAACCACGCAGAACCCAGGATCCGACGTGGCTGCTGAGACAGCTGCTGCCTTGGCTGCAGCTTCAATTGTGTTCAAAAAGTCTGACCCTTCTTACTCCACCGAATTGCTTCATGCAGCAATGAAA GTATTCAATTTTGCAGACAGGTATAGAGGATCTTACAGCGACTCTCTCAATTCCGCAGTCTGCCCATTTTACTGCTCGTACTCTGGATACCAA GATGAGCTTCTCTGGGGTGCATCGTGGCTTCATAAAGCCTCGCTGAATGGAACATACTTGGCTTACATCCAGTCAAATGGTCACACAATGGGTTCCGATGATGATGACTACTCCTTTAGTTGGGATGACAAGCGACCCGGGACTAAGATTCTCCTTTCAAAG GAATTCTTGGAGAAAACTACTGAAGAATTTCAGTTATATAAATCGCATTCAGACAACTACATATGCTCTCTAATTCCAGGCACTTCTAGTTTCCAGGCCCAATACACTCCTG GGGGGCTTTATTATAAAGCAACCGAAAGCAATTTGCAATATGTAACCTCCACAACTTTCCTTCTATTGACGTATGCTAAGTATCTTGGCTCAAATGGAGGAGTTGCCAAATGCGGTGGTTCAACCGTGACAGCAGAGTCACTCATCGCTCAGGCGAAGAAGCAAGTGGACTATATCTTAGGTGATAATCCAGCAAAGATGTCTTACATGGTTGGATTCGGTAACAAGTATCCACAACATGTGCATCACAGGGGTTCCTCGGTGCCATCTATACATGCACACCCGAACCGCATTTCCTGTAACGATGGGTTTCAGTACCTCTACTCCAGCTCTCCCAACCCGAATGTCCTTGTTGGAGCCATAGTAGGCGGTCCTGATAACAGAGACCATTTCGCTGATGATCGAAACAGCTATCAGCAATCCGAGCCAGCTACATATATCAATGCACCATTTGTTGGCGCTCTTGCTTTCTTCTCAGCCAAAAACTAA
- the LOC7497525 gene encoding protein CANDIDATE G-PROTEIN COUPLED RECEPTOR 7 — MATRFTLFSLFTSLLLSLSLAEIRFSDIRSDDRQIIPFDEFGFTHFGRLELNVTNIRLSNPNPDLDRSKIGFFLCTRDSWLHVINQLEDGEIACALQSDLIKPVFTFNDLKKDHDSLSKIVTQNDADQYTLVFANCLTSLKVSMDVKSVMYNLDRGGKVRDYLSAGKTILPRVYYLLSLIYFGLVGVWIYVLYRKRLTVYRIHFFMLAVVILKTVNLLCEAEDKSYIKRTGYAHGWDVLFYIFSFLKGITLFTLIVLIGTGWSFLKPYLQDKEKKVLMIVIPLQVVANIAQVVIDETGPYGQDWITWKQVFLLVDVVCCCAVLFPIVWSIKNLREAARTDGKAAVNLMKLTLFRQYYIVVICYIYFTRVVVYALETITSYKYLWTSVVAGELATLAFYVFTGYKFKPEAHNPYFVVDDEEEEAAAEALKLEDEFEL, encoded by the coding sequence ATGGCTACTCGCTTCACCCTCTTCTCCCTTTTCACTTCTCTTCTACTCTCCCTCTCCCTCGCCGAGATCCGTTTCTCCGATATCCGATCCGATGACCGTCAAATTATCCCTTTCGACGAATTCGGGTTCACCCACTTCGGCCGACTCGAACTCAACGTCACAAACATCCGCCTCTCTAACCCTAACCCGGATCTCGACCGATCCAAAATCGGATTCTTTCTCTGCACTCGTGATTCCTGGCTTCACGTTATTAACCAACTCGAAGATGGTGAAATCGCGTGCGCTCTCCAATCGGATCTTATCAAGCCCGTTTTCACTTTCAACGACCTCAAGAAAGACCATGACAGCCTCTCCAAAATTGTAACTCAAAACGACGCCGATCAGTACACGCTTGTGTTCGCCAATTGCTTGACGTCGTTGAAAGTCTCCATGGACGTCAAGTCGGTCATGTATAATCTCGATAGAGGCGGTAAAGTTCGTGACTATTTGTCGGCGGGAAAAACTATTTTGCCGCGGGTTTATTACTTATTGTCGCTGATTTATTTCGGTTTAGTTGGTGTTtggatttatgttttatataggAAACGGCTTACTGTTTATCGAATTCATTTCTTCATGCTTGCTGTGGTAATCTTAAAGACAGTGAATTTGTTATGCGAAGCTGAGGATAAGAGTTACATTAAGAGAACGGGTTATGCCCATGGATGGGAtgttttgttttacattttcagttttttgaaGGGGATTACGTTGTTTACTTTGATTGTTTTGATTGGTACTGGGTGGTCGTTTTTGAAACCGTATTTacaagataaagaaaagaaggtttTGATGATTGTGATTCCATTACAAGTTGTTGCCAATATTGCCCAAGTTGTTATTGATGAGACTGGACCGTATGGGCAGGATTGGATTACATGGAAACAAGTGTTCTTGCTGGTTGATGTTGTTTGTTGTTGCGCTGTTTTGTTTCCGATTGTTTGGTCCATTAAGAATTTGAGGGAGGCTGCAAGGACGGATGGAAAGGCGGCGGTGAATTTGATGAAGCTGACTCTGTTTAGGCAGTATTATATTGTGGTGATTTGTTATATTTACTTTACAAGGGTTGTGGTTTATGCGTTGGAGACAATTACTTCATATAAGTATTTATGGACGAGCGTGGTGGCTGGAGAATTGGCTACTTTGGCATTTTATGTCTTTACTGGGTATAAGTTTAAGCCAGAAGCACATAATCCTTATTTTGTTGTggatgatgaagaggaagaggcTGCAGCTGAGGCTTTGAAGCTAGAAGATGAGTTCGAGCTGTGA